The Candidatus Hydrogenedentota bacterium nucleotide sequence ACGAGACCCGCCACGTGACGCAGCACCGGGGTCCAGGCGGGATCCAGGCAGGGCAGCACGAGCACACACCCTTCGGGCAAATGCTCCGGCAGGGCATTCAACTGTTGGAAGACCTGGGCCCGACCCCGGGCCACGCCGGGTGAAGCGCCCACACCTCGAAGCACCGTGGCGGTCGAGTCGTCGCCATCCTGTTTCCACCGTCCAAGGTGAGTCGGTCGCCGCACGGGCACGTTGATGCGGTGCTCACGCCTGCGCTGAGCGATGCGGACCGGGTCGGGTGCACGCCCCGCGGTCATGGCCTGTCGTAGTTCGTCCCACGTGAGCCACCAGATCAGCGTGCTCGCTTCAAGCAGGCCTTTCGCCTCCAGGGCGCGGCCCGCGCTCAGCAACAGCGCACGCTGGCGCGCGAGAATACGCTCCCAGTGGAATCGCTGCTCCTCGCGCATTTCCAGCAGGCGTGCGAGGACGTTCCGGGTCTGGGACGATATGGTCGGGAGCGATGCCGCCAACTCCGGCTGTGGCGCCACGCCCGCGAAGGGCGCAATCTCGGCCCAGGTCGGCGCGGCATAGTCCAGCGATGCGGATCGATGGCCGAAGGCGCGCAAGAACGCCGCCACGGCGGCCTGATCGCCGACGGAGACGGCCTCGCGGGCGGCATTGGCCTCGGCCGTCACCAACCGCACCTGCCCGTGCAGCCGCTGGCGCAGGCGCTCCCGCAGCGCGCGGGGCAGCGGACGCGTCAGCATCAGGAAGGCGTTGAAGGCATAGTCCGCCAGCACTATGCTCCAGCGGTGGAGGCACAGAAATTCTTCGGTCAATGCATCCAGTTCTTCCCAGGCCGCATACCACCCCGCCACGTCGTCGGCGAAGGGCTCGGGGATCGCGGCCAGACGTGCGCCCAGGTCATCGCGAAACCGATCCCAGGCGCGGAGGTTGCCCAGCACGCGCCTGCGCTCGCGCCAGAGCACGGGGACTCCGGTCCACAACAAACCGGGACCCGGCAGGCGACCCGGCGCTCTGCCTTCGGGATAGAGCTGGCGCAGGTCGGGCGTGAGCAGCCACGCGGGCAGATTGCGCAGGAGCCGATGGTACGCCTCCAGGGACACGTAGACCTGCCCGCCAAAATCGAAGGTCAGGGGCGTCGGCACGGCGATGCCCCGCAACTGAAGCGCCTCTTCAATACCGGTGCGCACGATGAGGGGCAGCAGCGTGGTCCTTGTGACGGGGTGGATGGGCTCATGGAATCGCTGATCGAGAAACCATGATGTGGCGGGCACGGGCGGGCGCAGCGAAGGTGCCAGCGCGAGGCGCGTGATGGGTCGGGCCTGAAGGAGCCAGAGCCCCGCAGTGTCCGCGGCCCATTCGATGTCCAGCGCGGCGTCGAAATTCTCTTCCAGCTTGATCAGCCAGCCGAGTAACGCCGCGACGAGTTTTTCATCCAGTTGATCCGGTCCGTGCGCACCCGTTTCGACCTGCGCGATCGCACCGCGCTCCATATCCACTTCGAAGCGGCTGGGTGTCGCGGTGCCATCCACCAGCGCGCCGCAATCCCCGTGGACCGCCTCGATAAGCACCCGATCATAACGCGCGCGGCCGGGATGGGCGGAGAATGCGACACCCGAGAGGATGGGCGTAATGCGGCGCTGGAGAATGACCGCCATGGCGCTCGGGCTTTTGTCGCTGCGGTAGGTCGAGGCCCGCGCAGTGCGTGCGCTCTTGAGCACAGCATCGATCGCCTCGGGGAGTTCCGCCGCGCATGCGCAGAACAAGGTTTCATAGATCCCGGCGGCGGAAGCGGCGGACTGATCTTCCCCCAGCCCGGAGGAGCGCACCGCCAGGCCTTCGCCATTGGGGCTTAACTCCGCGAAGAGGGCGTCGAGCGCCAGGCGGGTTTCAGTGGCATTTGAATGGAGTTGGATCACCGCGTCCGCCGGCAGCACCACCCACGGCGGCACCGGGGCCCCAGCCGAGTGGAGCCGCAGCAGACCAGCGGCCTTCCCGCCGATGGCCATCGGAGGCTCACCATCAAGATCCTCGGGTTTTTTGAAGAGCGCGTGATCCAAGGTGCCCTGGAATTCTGGCGGCGATGCCGCCGCGGGATGGGTCTTATGGGTCTTATGGGTCTTATGGGTCTTATGGGTCTTATGGGTCGTATGGGTCGTGTGAGTCGTACGGGTCGTACGGGTCGTATGAGTCGTATGTGTCGTATGTGTCGTATGTGTCGTATGAGTCGCAAGGGCCCGCGTAGTTTCGCGGCCGCGCACGGTCAACTATCAACTATCAACTACTTTCCGCTTCCCCAAGATATCATAGAGCACGATTCCGAAGGCATTGGCCACGTTGATGCTGTTCTTGTAGCCGTGCATGGGGATTTTCACCACGTGGTCGCAGCGGGCGATGTTGCGCTCGTGGATGCCGTTGACCTCGTTGCCGAAGACGATGGCGACGGGGCTGGGCCACTGAAACTCGTGCATGTCTTCCGCGCCTTCGGCCACTTCGATGGCGACAATGGGAATACCCTGTTCCCGCAACGCCGCCAGGCAATCCTTGGTGCGCTCGTAGTAGGTCCAGGGCACATAGGCAAAGGCGCCGAGGGCCGTCTTTTCCAGTTTCTTATGGGGCGGGTGGGCCGACATGCCGCACAGGTGAATATGCGCCACGGCGCCCGCGTCGCAGGTGCGGAAGATGGAGCCTACATTAAAGGCGCTCCGCAGGTTGTCCAGCACCACATGCACCGGGTTGCGCGGTATGGGCGCGAGGTTGGCAATGTCGATATCGGCGTAGTGGGGTTCCAGTTCGGCCATGATGGGGAATATCCTCAGGGGTGAGCCAGGGTTTGTGTTTCTCTGAAAGTGCCGGAGCGGGGTATCTCGAATGGCAAGGCGGCCATCATTTACTTGGGGACTTACCCCCCTGCCCCCCCGCAAGCGGGGGGGAACCAGGAAGTTCACTTCGACAATCAAGGTCCCCCCCGCTTGCGGGGGGGTAGGGGGGGTAAAATCCACCAAGCTTCAATGTCTACTGAAGACGCGAAGTGTCAAAGGAGATTGTCCCCGCAAACTCGCGACGGGCGTCCGCCACCACCAAACAAAAACCGGCCTTCCCGCGAAGGAGAAGGCCGGCATAGAATTTACATCGCGTATTACGGATTGGCCGGGGCCGTCTCCGCCGCCGGGGCGGGAGCGGGCTCAGCGGGTGCTTCCGCGCCCGTGGCCGGGGTCACACCGGATTCCGCAGCGGGGTTCGCCGGCGTCTCGGTGGCCGTGGTGTCGTCGCGGCCGATGATCGCGTCGTAGACCTTCTGATCGATGCTCCAGTCCACGCGCTCCAGTTCGCGTTCACGCAGGTCCTTCAGGTAGTCCTGCAGAAGCTGCATGCCGGCCATCTGGCGACGCTGGTCGCGCAAGGCCTTGCCTTCTTCGTCCCACTTGGCCTTCGCCTCTTCCGTGGGTTCTTCGCGCTTGGTGAGGGCGATGAGGTAGGAAGCACCGAGGAAGTCCGTGAGGGGACCGGCCAGTTCGTTCTCCGCCTTGCCTTCCAGCGCGGCGTAGATGTCCTGGGTCTGGAGGTAGATCTGCTGCTGGAACAGGAACTCGCTCTTGGAGAAGGGGGCGGTCTCCTTGATTTCGAGGTTCAGGTCGGGGAACTTCTCCTTGACCTCGTCCAGCGTCTTCGCCTGGGCCTTGATCTCGTTGGCCAGGGCCGTAATCTCCGCCTTGTAGGCCTCGCCCTGCTTGCGCTCGGCAATCACGTCGTCCGTCACCTGGGTGCGGACTTCTTCCAGCGCCGGAATCGCGCCTTCGGTGGTCAGCACGGCTTCGGCCACATAAAGGTTTTCGCTCGCGGTGATAACGGGGAATTCGAAGGGCTGCTTGTTGAACTTCTTCATGCCCTCTTCATCCACCACGCGGCGGAACTGGAACGCATCGACCCGGGGAATACCATTGATATCCGGGGACTCCACCGAGAAACCTTCGGCGAGGCTGGTCTTGTAACCCAGCGCCTCGGCGGCCTTGGAAAGGTTGCCCAACTCTTTCGCCTTCGCCGAGAGCTCCTGGGCCTTCAGCTCCAGCGCGGACTTGGCGTCCGCGGGAAGTTCAACTTTGATGTAGATGTGGCGGGCAAAAATTTCGCGCACCTGAGGCGTCGCGGCGGGGGCCGCTTCCGCTGGGGCGGCCGCGGGATCGGCGGGGGCAGGCGTTTCCGCCGGGGCCGCTTCGCCACCCGTCATGCGCTCGTCTTCCACCTTGTAAATATAGAAGCCACCGGGGCCGCGCACCGGCTCACTCACACCGCCCTTGGCCAATGCGAAGAGCGGCTTGCGATAGTCCAGTTCGGTCGGGCGCTCGGAGATCCAGCCCAGCTCGCCCCCGTTTTTTGTCTCCAATTCGGAATACTGGTCCGCCAGGGCCGCAAAATCCTCGCCGGCCTGGGCCTTCGTCAGTACTTCCTTCACCTTGTCATTCGGCTCGGCCAGCAGGGACAGGGCCACAAACTCAGCCGTATGGGTCGCGGGCTTCTGATAGCGCGCCTTATTCGCCTCGTAGTACGCCGCGATCTCTTCTTCCGTGGGCACCACGGGCTTTTCGATCTTCGCATACTCCATCTGGATTTTGGTGGCGTTGTCTTTCAGTTCCTGCTCGATGTCCTTGTCGAGAACGCGGTTGGCCGCCGCAAGCACGGTCTCCATATAGACCTGGCGGGACACCTGCTCCTGAACACCGGCGAAGACTTCGTCCCACTTAATGCCCTCGTTGTTGGTTACCCAGGCATTGTAGCGTGCGGGGATAAAGGTGCCCGCGTCATCCTTGAAGCTGGGATCGTCGCGCAGACGCTCTTCGAGGAGGGGCTGGTCCACTTTGAACTTGCGCTTCTGCTCCTCGCGCTTGATCAGCGCGGAGGCCAGCATTTCCTGCATCACTTCGCCCGCGATACCCTGCTCTTCAAGCTGGAGGTAGGTGGGCTGCTCGCCGCCCCTGGCGTTGCGCCGGGCCGCCATCTCCAGATTGCGCCGGAACTCGGACGCCATGATTGGAATGCCGGCCACCTTGGCCAGCTCCACGTCCATGCCCTGATCCATGCCCGGATTGGACGTGGGTACGCCGAAGAACAACATGGGCAGGCCGATAGCGACAAACATGAATATGAGCATGGCCCGCTTGTGATCTCGAAAGATATGCACCGAAAAAAACCTCCAATGTAAGTAAACAGGCCGCGATGGGACCCGACCGGCATGAAACGGCCCTGGGCCGCTGGATTCACAACTTGGTAAACCTGACGAATTTAGCACATGCCGGTCAATGGGTGCAAATAACCCCTGTAAAATGCACGGGTTAGATGCCAAGCACCCCCGCAATGTGCTACACTCGGGCTTCTGCCGATTTCGTCGCCGGCCCGGCCATCGCCCCCGCCGCGGACCGGCTGGAGGTACCCCTGTGACACATGCCGGAAGCGAAGACGCGATTGATCTCCTCGCCGTGGGCGCCGGGCCCGCCGCCCTGGTGGCCCTGCGTGAAGCCCAGCGCGCGGGCCTGCGTGCAATCGCCATCGACAAGGGCCCGGTCTGTGGCGCCCTGCTCAAACACCCGACCTACATGCGCTGGTTCTCCACCTTCGACAAGCTGGAACTCTGCGGTTTTCCCCTGCTGATCGACGAGAAAAACCCGACACGCCGGGAGTACCTCCGCTATTGCCGCGCCTTTGTAAGGTATTTCGGACTTGATGTGGTCACTTATCACGAAGTGACCCGGATCGAAGAATCGGACGGCGTCTTCCACGTCACCGCCCGGGACCTTTTTGGCCGGGAACAGCACTGGATCGCCCGCAACGTGGTGCTCGCGACGGGGTTCTACGACAGTCCCCGTCCCTTGGGCATTCCCGGCGGCGATTTACCGAAGGTGAGCCACCGCTATAAGGAATCCCACTACTACGCCGACCACAGAGTCTTGATCATCGGCGCCGGCTCCTCCGCCGCCGAAGTCGCCCTCGAACTCTACCGCGACGGCGCGGATGTCACCGTGGCCATGCGGGGAGACCGCTTCCACACGAAATATTGGGTGGAGCCGGATATCGAGAACCGCATCAAGGAAGGCTCCATTCAGGCCTGGCGCAATTGCGAAGTCCTCGAGATTGGCATGGATGACGTCACGCTCCGCACGGATACCGGCGAGATTGTGCGCGTTGCCAATGATTTCGTGCTCGCCATGACGGGCTATGAGCCCGACACGGCGCTGCTTGAGAGCACCGGGGCCATCGTGGACCGGGCCACCGGAAAGCCCGTGCTGGACGAGGCCCACGAGACGACCGTGCCGGGTATCTTCGTGGCCGGTACCTTGTGCGCCGGCTGCGAATCGAATGTCGTATTTGTGGAAAACAGCCGCGAGCATGGCCCCGCCATCGTTCGCAGGATACAGGCCCGGAACGCCATGGCGGTTCCGGCAGGCACCCGGGAGTAGACCCATGCGCTGGCATATCATCGAGGGGGAAGCGGGGTGTGAATTTGCGGTCGCACACAAGTGCACCGCCATTATCGTGGACGCCCTCCGGGCCAGCGCCACCGCCGCCATGCTCTGCCATCACGGCGCCAAATCCATTCTGGCCGTGCGCGAGGTGGAGGAAGCCCTTCGTGCAAAGGACATTCATTCCGGCGCGCTGCTGTTTGGCGAACGCGGCGGCCTGCCCCCCCAGGGCTTCGACTATGGGAACAGCCCCCAGGATGCGAGCCACGCCCGGGGCCGAAGCGTCATCTTCACCACCACCACCGGCGCGGGGCGCCTCGTCTCCGCCTGGGGCGCCCACGCGGTGCTCATGGGCACGACCATCAACGCTTCCGCCGTCGCCCGCGCGGCGGCCGGCCTGGAGCATGACGTGGTCATCATCCCCGCCGGATTCGCCGGCGATCCCGAATTCGACGCCCAGGAAGACTGGTGCGCCTCCACCGCCATCGCCATGAAGGCCGGTGTAAACATCGGCGAAGGCCGCGCGACCTTCGAAGCCTGGCGCGACCGTATTGACAGCGACGGGATCGAGGCTATCTTCGCAGGATCGCCCCACGCCGCTAAACTGCGGAAAATCGGTATGGAGTCGGACATCAACTGGTGTGCCCAGGTCGACGTGACCCATGCCGTGCCCCAGGGCGTGGCCCGGACCGACCTGGGTGTGGTGCTGGAAGCGATGGAAATCTGACCGGAGTTTCGAATTAAAGAGGAATTTCACCTGTTTGAATGTCCATATAATCAGGCGACATACTTGGCAGCGTGAGTCGAGTGAAAGGCAAGGAATATGGAATGGGACGAAATAGATCGCGCTTCCTTTTCTGTCTGCGATATCGGCGACGAAGGTAGTGACTTGTCGTACTGGTTGGGGCGACCTCCAGAGGAACGGCTCGCGGCGGTCGAATTTATGAGGCGGATAATGTATGGCTATGATTCCACTTCCGCGCGAATGGAACGAATTCTTGAGATTGATGATCTCAAATGAGGTTTGATGGGGACTTCCCTACCACTTCTAGACGGAAAGGCTTCGAAGCTCGTCTGAATCTCGCCCTGCGCATACCCTTTTCGCTATACTAACGGGCTATTGTAAGCTAGTCCCCCTATTTTCCCCGAGGTGCCTCCCGTGAATCCCTTTTCCAGTCTTATTCCGCCGATCCTGGCCGCCTTTCCCGAGTTGTCCGCCGATGATTTCTCTTTCGGCGTGCCCCCGAAGCTCGAACTCGGGGATGTGGCCATTCCCCTCTTCATTCCGGCGAAGAAACTGCAGACTCCGCCGCCGAAATTGGCCGCGGAAATCGTGGCAAAGGCTGTTTTTGGGCCGGAAGTGCTGGAAGCAAAGCCGGCGGGCCCCTACCTGAACCTCAAGCTCGATCGCGGGGCCTTCGCCCGGAAGATCGTGGGTGATGTGCTCGAAGCGGGGGACGCCTTCGGCGCCAATGGCATCGGCCAGGGCAAGAAAGTGGTGCTGGAGCACACCAGCATTAACCCGAACGCAAGTCCCCACGTGGGCCGGGCACGGAACGCCATGATCGGCGACAGCCTGGCGCGGCTTTTCCGCTTCGAGGGCCACGATGTGGAAGTGCACTACTACGTGAACGACATGGGCCGCCAGATCGGCCTGCTTGTGCTGATTGCGGAGGAACTGAAGAACCTGACCTTCGACCAGATCCTGGACGCCTATGTGGCCGCCAACGAGCGGGCGAAGGAAGACGAGGCATTTGCCCAGGCCGGTTATGAACTGCTTGCGAAAATGGAGCAGGGCGACCCGGAAACGCAAAAGAAATTCACTGCGGTAACCGACCTGTGCCTGAAGGGCCAGTTGGAAGTACTCCACCGCCTTGGCGGCACCTATGATGTCTTTGACCACGAATCCAAGTATGTGAAAGACTCCCGCCTCGACGAAATCGTGGAAAAGCTCAAGGAAAAGGACGCGGTCTTCATCGACGAAGATCAGCGGCTCGTGGTGGACCTCTCCAAGCTCGGCTATACCCAGGAAGAGGGCCGCTATTTTGTACTCCTTCGGGGCAACGGCAGCTCCATGTACGGCTTCCGCGATCTAGCCTATACCCTGGACAAGGAAGCCCTCGGCGCGGACATCAACATGATGGTCCTCGGCGAAGATCACAAACTCTACGCCCAGCAGCTTGCGCTCATCCTCGAAGCGGCGGGCCACCCCGCGCCGGAGCCGATTTACTACTCCTACATCCTGCTCAAGAGCGGCAAAATGTCCACCCGGCAGGGCAAGGTCGTGCTGCTGTCCGACTTCCTCGACGAAGCGGCGGGCCTGGCCCACGAGCGCGTCGTGGAGCAGTGCAAGGATCTCTCCCCCGAAGAGCAGCGTGCCATCGCCGAGCAGGTCGCCGTCGCCGCCATTCGCTTCAGCGTGCTTCGGGTTACGCCGAACAAGAACGTGATCTTCGACATGGAAGAGAACATGAAGTTCGTCGGCGACACGGGCCCCTACGTGCAGTATTCCTGCGCGCGCATCAACTCCATCATGCGCAAACACGATGCCGAAGTGTCCAGCACCCCCGCCGACGTATTCCCCGTCACCGCCGACGCCGAGTGGGCGCTCCTCACCAAGATCGCCGACTTTTCCAGCGTCGTCGCCAGC carries:
- a CDS encoding RNA methyltransferase, which gives rise to MAELEPHYADIDIANLAPIPRNPVHVVLDNLRSAFNVGSIFRTCDAGAVAHIHLCGMSAHPPHKKLEKTALGAFAYVPWTYYERTKDCLAALREQGIPIVAIEVAEGAEDMHEFQWPSPVAIVFGNEVNGIHERNIARCDHVVKIPMHGYKNSINVANAFGIVLYDILGKRKVVDS
- a CDS encoding SurA N-terminal domain-containing protein; this translates as MHIFRDHKRAMLIFMFVAIGLPMLFFGVPTSNPGMDQGMDVELAKVAGIPIMASEFRRNLEMAARRNARGGEQPTYLQLEEQGIAGEVMQEMLASALIKREEQKRKFKVDQPLLEERLRDDPSFKDDAGTFIPARYNAWVTNNEGIKWDEVFAGVQEQVSRQVYMETVLAAANRVLDKDIEQELKDNATKIQMEYAKIEKPVVPTEEEIAAYYEANKARYQKPATHTAEFVALSLLAEPNDKVKEVLTKAQAGEDFAALADQYSELETKNGGELGWISERPTELDYRKPLFALAKGGVSEPVRGPGGFYIYKVEDERMTGGEAAPAETPAPADPAAAPAEAAPAATPQVREIFARHIYIKVELPADAKSALELKAQELSAKAKELGNLSKAAEALGYKTSLAEGFSVESPDINGIPRVDAFQFRRVVDEEGMKKFNKQPFEFPVITASENLYVAEAVLTTEGAIPALEEVRTQVTDDVIAERKQGEAYKAEITALANEIKAQAKTLDEVKEKFPDLNLEIKETAPFSKSEFLFQQQIYLQTQDIYAALEGKAENELAGPLTDFLGASYLIALTKREEPTEEAKAKWDEEGKALRDQRRQMAGMQLLQDYLKDLRERELERVDWSIDQKVYDAIIGRDDTTATETPANPAAESGVTPATGAEAPAEPAPAPAAETAPANP
- a CDS encoding NAD(P)-binding domain-containing protein — protein: MTHAGSEDAIDLLAVGAGPAALVALREAQRAGLRAIAIDKGPVCGALLKHPTYMRWFSTFDKLELCGFPLLIDEKNPTRREYLRYCRAFVRYFGLDVVTYHEVTRIEESDGVFHVTARDLFGREQHWIARNVVLATGFYDSPRPLGIPGGDLPKVSHRYKESHYYADHRVLIIGAGSSAAEVALELYRDGADVTVAMRGDRFHTKYWVEPDIENRIKEGSIQAWRNCEVLEIGMDDVTLRTDTGEIVRVANDFVLAMTGYEPDTALLESTGAIVDRATGKPVLDEAHETTVPGIFVAGTLCAGCESNVVFVENSREHGPAIVRRIQARNAMAVPAGTRE
- a CDS encoding 2-phosphosulfolactate phosphatase, with protein sequence MRWHIIEGEAGCEFAVAHKCTAIIVDALRASATAAMLCHHGAKSILAVREVEEALRAKDIHSGALLFGERGGLPPQGFDYGNSPQDASHARGRSVIFTTTTGAGRLVSAWGAHAVLMGTTINASAVARAAAGLEHDVVIIPAGFAGDPEFDAQEDWCASTAIAMKAGVNIGEGRATFEAWRDRIDSDGIEAIFAGSPHAAKLRKIGMESDINWCAQVDVTHAVPQGVARTDLGVVLEAMEI
- the argS gene encoding arginine--tRNA ligase yields the protein MNPFSSLIPPILAAFPELSADDFSFGVPPKLELGDVAIPLFIPAKKLQTPPPKLAAEIVAKAVFGPEVLEAKPAGPYLNLKLDRGAFARKIVGDVLEAGDAFGANGIGQGKKVVLEHTSINPNASPHVGRARNAMIGDSLARLFRFEGHDVEVHYYVNDMGRQIGLLVLIAEELKNLTFDQILDAYVAANERAKEDEAFAQAGYELLAKMEQGDPETQKKFTAVTDLCLKGQLEVLHRLGGTYDVFDHESKYVKDSRLDEIVEKLKEKDAVFIDEDQRLVVDLSKLGYTQEEGRYFVLLRGNGSSMYGFRDLAYTLDKEALGADINMMVLGEDHKLYAQQLALILEAAGHPAPEPIYYSYILLKSGKMSTRQGKVVLLSDFLDEAAGLAHERVVEQCKDLSPEEQRAIAEQVAVAAIRFSVLRVTPNKNVIFDMEENMKFVGDTGPYVQYSCARINSIMRKHDAEVSSTPADVFPVTADAEWALLTKIADFSSVVASGLNQRTCAPIANYTLELARLFSSFYNDCPVLKAENEALVTARLQICKATLQTLKNALGILGIAAPERM